In Scyliorhinus canicula chromosome 18, sScyCan1.1, whole genome shotgun sequence, a single window of DNA contains:
- the LOC119953605 gene encoding digestive cysteine proteinase 3-like isoform X3 produces the protein MLFYFCHVQRSCVSCWAFSATGAIEGQWARRHGQLISLSEQNLVDCTRKYGNHGCQGGWMANAFRYVRNNKGINTAADYPYTATNGLCKFQRNKFVVTIRRFRHIKRNTRNLKKAVKNIGPIAVAIDASGSFRWYKRGIYRNRRCRNHGINHAVLVVGYGRKRRRQYWLVKNSWGTSWGDRGYVKMVKGVRRNCGITRHAIYPIV, from the exons ATGTTATTTTATTTCTGTCATGTCCAGCGAAGCTGTGTTTCTTGCTGGGCTTTCAGTGCGACCGGTGCCATCGAAGGACAGTGGGCTCGGAGACATGGACAACTGATTTCCCTGAGCGAACAGAACCTGGTTGATTGTACCAGAAAATATGGTAACCATGGATGTCAAGGTGGATGGATGGCAAATGCCTTTCGCTATGTGAGAAACAATAAAGGCATCAACACGGCTGCAGATTATCCATATACTGCTACG AATGGATTGTGCAAATTTCAGAGAAATAAGTTTGTTGTCACAATCAGACGCTTCAGACATATCAAACGAAACACACGGAATTTAAAGAaagcagtgaaaaatattggaccAATAGCTGTTGCAATTGATGCAAGTGGATCTTTCCGCTGGTACAAACGAG GAATCTACAGGAATAGACGGTGCAGGAACCACGGAATAAACCACGCAGTCTTGGTGGTTGGATATGGACGTAAGAGAAGAAGGCAGTATTGGCTGGTTAAAAACAG TTGGGGAACAAGCTGGGGTGATAGAGGTTACGTCAAAATGGTGAAGGGTGTGCGGAGAAACTGCGGAATTACAAGACATGCAATCTATCCAATCGTGTAA
- the LOC119953605 gene encoding cathepsin L-like isoform X2 codes for MLFYFCHVQRSCVSCWAFSATGAIEGQWARRHGQLISLSEQNLVDCTRKYGNHGCQGGWMANAFRYVRNNKGINTAADYPYTATRNKFVVTIRRFRHIKRNTRNLKKAVKNIGPIAVAIDASGSFRWYKRGGGQEKRGPLPSGEQETLQIDIAKAVGSGSVMTNASNLVPRTWRQRYKMCDDPTRVVRVSEFVPCCTHTKVPLASHTAPFTTPTSLTS; via the exons ATGTTATTTTATTTCTGTCATGTCCAGCGAAGCTGTGTTTCTTGCTGGGCTTTCAGTGCGACCGGTGCCATCGAAGGACAGTGGGCTCGGAGACATGGACAACTGATTTCCCTGAGCGAACAGAACCTGGTTGATTGTACCAGAAAATATGGTAACCATGGATGTCAAGGTGGATGGATGGCAAATGCCTTTCGCTATGTGAGAAACAATAAAGGCATCAACACGGCTGCAGATTATCCATATACTGCTACG AGAAATAAGTTTGTTGTCACAATCAGACGCTTCAGACATATCAAACGAAACACACGGAATTTAAAGAaagcagtgaaaaatattggaccAATAGCTGTTGCAATTGATGCAAGTGGATCTTTCCGCTGGTACAAACGAG gaggtggacaggagaagaGAGGTCCCCTTCCTTCAGGGGAGCAGGAGACCCTCCAGATAGACATTGCGAAGGCAGTGGGATCAGGCAGCGTCATGACCAATGCCAGCAATCTAGTTCCGAGGACCTGGAGGCAGAGGTACAAAATGTGCGATGACCCCACACGAGTGGTCAGGGTGAGTGAATTTGTTCCTTGCTGTACACATACAAAAGTACCACTAGCCTCACACACTGCCCCATTCACCACACCCACTTCACTCACCTCCTAA
- the LOC119953605 gene encoding procathepsin L-like isoform X1 — translation MLFYFCHVQRSCVSCWAFSATGAIEGQWARRHGQLISLSEQNLVDCTRKYGNHGCQGGWMANAFRYVRNNKGINTAADYPYTATNGLCKFQRNKFVVTIRRFRHIKRNTRNLKKAVKNIGPIAVAIDASGSFRWYKRGGGQEKRGPLPSGEQETLQIDIAKAVGSGSVMTNASNLVPRTWRQRYKMCDDPTRVVRVSEFVPCCTHTKVPLASHTAPFTTPTSLTS, via the exons ATGTTATTTTATTTCTGTCATGTCCAGCGAAGCTGTGTTTCTTGCTGGGCTTTCAGTGCGACCGGTGCCATCGAAGGACAGTGGGCTCGGAGACATGGACAACTGATTTCCCTGAGCGAACAGAACCTGGTTGATTGTACCAGAAAATATGGTAACCATGGATGTCAAGGTGGATGGATGGCAAATGCCTTTCGCTATGTGAGAAACAATAAAGGCATCAACACGGCTGCAGATTATCCATATACTGCTACG AATGGATTGTGCAAATTTCAGAGAAATAAGTTTGTTGTCACAATCAGACGCTTCAGACATATCAAACGAAACACACGGAATTTAAAGAaagcagtgaaaaatattggaccAATAGCTGTTGCAATTGATGCAAGTGGATCTTTCCGCTGGTACAAACGAG gaggtggacaggagaagaGAGGTCCCCTTCCTTCAGGGGAGCAGGAGACCCTCCAGATAGACATTGCGAAGGCAGTGGGATCAGGCAGCGTCATGACCAATGCCAGCAATCTAGTTCCGAGGACCTGGAGGCAGAGGTACAAAATGTGCGATGACCCCACACGAGTGGTCAGGGTGAGTGAATTTGTTCCTTGCTGTACACATACAAAAGTACCACTAGCCTCACACACTGCCCCATTCACCACACCCACTTCACTCACCTCCTAA